Proteins encoded together in one Calditrichota bacterium window:
- a CDS encoding NADH-quinone oxidoreductase subunit M, with amino-acid sequence MILSLCIAIPAVASLLVLFLPRTSPNTIRWTALLASLAAFFVSLVVLINFQVGEAGFQMVEKVPWVPSIGADWHLGVDGISLFLVVLTTLLTVLCIISSWHSITDRVRDYHFFFLLLEAGMIGVFVALDLFVFYVMWEVMLVPMFFLIGVWGGQRRLYATIKFFLFTMAGSVLMLAGILYVYFNTLDPETGKHTFDLLLATQQSDFALNVQRWLFLAFGLAFAIKVPLFPLHTWLPDAHTEAPTAGSVILAGVLLKMGTYGFLRFCLPMFPQATLEFVPWISWLALIGIVYGALVAMVQKDMKKLVAYSSVAHLGFVMLGTFALNQQGLTGSLLQQINHGISTGALFLLVGVVYERRHTRLIADYGGIAKFMPVYATLFLIIALSSIGLPTTNGFVGEFLILLGTFSSNTLYGVIATSGVILAAVYLLWMYQRVFYGQVVHEENSKLKDITLVEALPIVVLVLLAIWIGVYPEPLIVRMEPSLQLVLDRFQQGDFSMLLGVLPQ; translated from the coding sequence ATGATTCTGAGTCTCTGCATAGCCATCCCCGCTGTCGCCAGTTTACTGGTGTTGTTCTTGCCGCGCACCTCCCCCAACACGATTCGTTGGACGGCGTTGCTTGCGTCATTGGCCGCGTTCTTCGTTTCGCTGGTCGTCCTGATTAATTTCCAAGTCGGCGAAGCCGGTTTCCAAATGGTCGAGAAAGTTCCGTGGGTTCCATCTATCGGAGCTGACTGGCATCTCGGTGTCGACGGCATTAGTTTGTTCTTGGTCGTGCTAACCACTCTGTTGACGGTGCTCTGCATAATCAGCAGTTGGCATTCGATCACCGACAGGGTCCGTGACTACCATTTCTTCTTTCTGCTGCTTGAAGCGGGAATGATCGGCGTGTTTGTCGCGCTCGATCTGTTTGTCTTTTATGTTATGTGGGAAGTGATGCTGGTCCCGATGTTCTTCTTGATCGGCGTCTGGGGTGGACAACGCAGGCTTTACGCGACGATCAAGTTCTTCCTGTTCACCATGGCGGGGTCCGTGCTCATGCTGGCCGGAATCCTGTATGTTTATTTCAACACGCTCGATCCTGAAACCGGTAAGCACACGTTTGACCTTTTGTTGGCCACCCAGCAATCGGACTTTGCGCTTAACGTCCAGCGCTGGCTGTTCTTGGCCTTTGGATTGGCCTTTGCCATAAAGGTCCCGCTCTTCCCCTTGCATACGTGGTTGCCCGATGCGCACACTGAGGCACCCACAGCCGGTTCCGTAATCCTTGCGGGTGTTCTGCTCAAGATGGGAACTTATGGCTTCCTAAGATTCTGTCTTCCCATGTTCCCTCAGGCTACACTTGAGTTCGTCCCGTGGATTAGCTGGCTTGCCTTGATCGGCATCGTTTACGGTGCTTTGGTGGCAATGGTGCAAAAGGACATGAAGAAACTCGTGGCCTATTCGTCCGTCGCACACTTGGGCTTTGTCATGCTCGGCACGTTTGCTCTGAATCAACAAGGCCTAACCGGCTCGCTGCTTCAGCAGATCAACCACGGTATTTCAACAGGCGCGCTGTTCCTTTTGGTCGGTGTGGTCTACGAACGTCGGCACACGCGACTGATTGCGGATTACGGCGGCATCGCCAAATTCATGCCGGTCTACGCCACGCTTTTCCTAATTATTGCCCTGTCATCGATCGGCTTGCCCACAACCAACGGGTTCGTCGGTGAATTTCTGATCTTGCTCGGCACGTTTTCTTCCAACACTCTCTATGGCGTCATTGCCACGTCAGGTGTGATTTTGGCTGCGGTTTATCTCTTGTGGATGTACCAGCGTGTGTTCTACGGACAGGTCGTACATGAAGAGAACTCGAAACTTAAGGACATAACTCTCGTCGAGGCTCTGCCCATCGTCGTGCTTGTGCTTCTGGCGATTTGGATCGGCGTCTATCCTGAACCGCTGATTGTCCGCATGGAACCTTCGCTGCAGTTGGTACTTGACCGCTTCCAGCAAGGTGATTTCTCGATGCTTCTGGGAGTCCTGCCGCAATGA